The DNA region atataatatgaatatgCCAACcaaaaataatgtaaaaGAAATAAGGTACCTACAGGGAATAAAACAAAAGGGCGATGTTAAATCAGATAAAGATTTTACGAATATGATggatttaaaaaattataaagatCTACAAATGCATAAAGTAAAACcgaattatataaatgtatcagataataaaaaaataactgttaataaaaatataccaattaataataatataccaaataattataacatatcaataaataaaaacttACCTATgcataaaaatatattaacatataaagAAAACAATATAACAAAAGACCAAGTGTTAATTAACCCTAGAAGGAATGatcaaatattatataataaaaatgacttatcaaatataaaagGAGTATATGAGGAAAAAATAGGAAAATcaaaatatgtaaaaacaaataatagCTCGGTAGCAAGCTCAAAACTTATGAATGACTATAGACAGGAAGGCATGGTAGAAATAAGGTTgaaagataaaaaatatgatgaaaGGTTAATATCTGATGgttatgaaaaaaaaaaaatgtactacataaaacataatgataaaaagGATAGAAAAGAAAACGAGGAACAACCCACGATTAAggataataaaatatataagtatggtgacagaataatatattctgataaagataaaaaggaaaatattataaaattaaatgataagtatttaaatgatatgAATGTGAAGAAAggaaattattataagaGTGAAGAAAGTATGTATGATAATTATGTTATAGTAAAAAGTAattctaatatatataataaaaagaaagaaaataataacaacaataataatgataataatgataataatgataatgattataatgataataataataatgattataaggataataataataatgattattatGTGAGATCgggaaataaaaatataatgattGACGATAAGTTAAAAATGGGGCCAAATATTgtaaatgataaatataaattatataagaGAGCAGattatgaagaaaatagaaaaaaaaaaaataatgaagaaatgAGAGATGCACAAATTGTTGAGAAGGTGAACGAACATGgaatatatgaaaatgttaaaaatttaaagaatGATGAAGTGgatgaaaattataataattatagtAGCCATAGATATGATAAAGGAAAATATGTAATGGAAAATGATAAGGAgaatacaaaaaataatattaataaagGAAGTAGAAATtgtaatgataataaatataaaggtatacacaaaataaatgataataataataataataataataattatggtggtaataatgtttataatgattcttataataattcttataataattcttataatgattattatgatgattattatgatgattATCATAAGCGTGATGATCCCAATAATAAACACCAAATTAACAAATTCAATAGAAAAGAAGAAACTACTATAATTAATGTGTGTTCTGAAAAAAAGGCGTATGAAGAAGGAAcgaaaaataaaaatatgacTCATAAATATGACGAACAAGATGAAGATAACAAATGTGTTAAAAATgtgaataaaaaaaaatattgttcAAATATTAATGTACAGGGAAAAAATGGTTCAGAAAAGGTTGGAGGATATCGTTcatctaataataataataataataataataataataataatagtagtGTGTCTAATAAAAATCTGAACATTAGTAGAAAAAGCTTAAATGTTAGTtctaaaataaaaaatgataaaagtattacatatatatcGTTTGATGAAATTACAAATTTTGATTTTGAAATGaataatgattatatgaatgatataatatctGAATTATTAGGAATTACAAAAGATCATGAATGGACAAAACAAATagataatttaattaaCTTGAGAagaatattaaaatttcatcataaattattttttgaaaatcattcaaaagaattaagaaaaatttCAAGATGTATTATCGAATTATTAAATAGTCCTAGATCAAGTGTATCCaaaaattctttattatgtttatctgaattttattcaataggtaaaaaaaaaatggataATACATTGGATGATGTAATATTACCTTGTTTGAAAAAGGCTTATCAGACTTCTATTGATTTTTTGAGTAGTGCCGCAAATAATACTTTATTATCTATTTGCAATTCGTGTAGTGAGAGCAAACTCATTTTgcattttataaaaattatgacATCGTAAGGACAAAtagaacaaaatatatatatatatatatatatatatatatatataatatatatgttttattattatagtGATAATTGATCcactttttattttattttattttatttttttacagAAAACAGAAGACATATAACTTGATTTGTCTGAAATGCCTAATTGCGGTCATAATTAAATTTGAGGataacataataaaatttaaggaaataaataaattgaTAGATTTNNNNNNNNNNNNNNNNNNNNNNNNNNNNNNNNNNNNNNNNNNNNNNNNNNNNNNNNNNNNNNNNNNNNNNNNNNNNNNNNNNNNNNNNNNNNNNNNNNNNNNNNNNNNNNNNNNNNNNNNNNNNNNNNNNNNNNNNNNNNNNNNNNNNNNNNNNNNNNNNNNNNNNNNNNNNNNNNNNNNNNNNNNNNNNGGGGAGAACACACAAACACacacatacatatatatatatatatatatatatataaatacatttgtgtttattttttatttatttttatagtaTATATCCTATAAAAAAGCTATGTGGGAAATTATACATGACATcagaaaaaataaaaaaggtaaaacaaaatatattcttttttcataattagtgtgaaatatatttatacattttaattttatcttttttaaatatatattattttattatattattaacagATTGAAAATTTAACAGATAGGACATCAGAAAATGAAATCGACCTTGTTTTGggaaaaattaaatttaattaaaattgGATTTCTTTGTATTtatcttattatttatttgtatNNNNNNNNNNNNNNNNNNNNNNNNNNNNNNNNNNNNNNNNNNNNNNNNNNNNNNNNNNNNNNNNNNNNNNNNNNNNNNNNNNNNNNNNNNNNNNNNNNNNaaaaaaaaaaaaaaaaaaaataataataaaaaaaaaaaaaaaaaaaaaaaaaaaaaaaaaaaaacacatatacatatacatatatattatatatatatatatatatatatttatttatttatttatttatttatttattctttatttttatatttttataggTTGGACAATTTATTCCATCTAGTGGAAATAAATCGTTCATTTTATCGTGGGGTATTAGAGAAAGCCGAGAAATATCATTACAAAAAGGATATGTAAATATTCAAAAGATTGCTGATCATTTACATTTATCTAGTCAACATATTGAAGCTGCCCAGAGAATTTATTTAATGGCCTTACAAAGAAATTTTACTATGGGTCGTAATAATTCATATGTTGCTGCTTCATGTTTATATACGATATGTAGAAGAGAAAAATCACCTATTATGTTAATAGATTTTAGTGATATATTACAAACACCTGTAAAACCATTAGgaaaaacatttttaaaattattaagaTTACTACATATTAATGTTCCAAATATAGATCCCTCATTATTTTTAGAAAGATTTGCTCATAAATTAAActtaaaaaatgatatttataaagTTACATATACAGGTATTAAATTAATTCAAGCTATGACTAGAGATTGGATAAGCACAGGTAGAAGACCTACAGGTTTATGTGGTGCTGCTCTTTTAATATCAACAAGAATGCATGGTATTTCTATTAATTCAAATACTATTGCTGATATTGTTAGAATATCTAATCCTActattattaaaagattAGCTGAATTTAAGAATACTAGTACAGCACAAATAAAAGCTAGCGaatttgataaaatatcaattaatgatataccatcaaataatataccaccatgtgttatatattataacaaaaagaaatttaaagataatatatctgaaaaaaataaaaccTTATCTTTATGTGATGATGTAGATAACCTTTCTGAAGATATGTCATCATCTACTctaataaataatgaagaaaataaaatggTCACACATATTATGAATCATAATTTCTCTACTTCTAAATATcaagaaaataatacaaaCTTAGTAAGTAGTACACATTCAAATATAGACAATACAGAtcttatatttaataataattcttctGATCATTTAACCAAGTCAGATTATTCAATACATCTAGATGAAATATGTAATGAAAACCCAAAAGGAAATGATATACATAATCTTGCtcaaaaaattatgaacaCAATCAATTTAGATAtaaatagtaatatattaaaaaatattgataCAAAAATGAATTTACATAATAACCTTATAGATACCTTCTCTGTAAATACGGATGTATCAACAAGTACACACAAAGGCACTCATATATCATATAACAAAGAATATACAAGTGAAACAAATTATTTGGataacataaataatttattaaatgaaaatgaaaatgaaaatgaaaataaaaatgaaaaaaaaaataaaaataatgataaaaataatcatgttaataaaaataatcatagtaataatattgcAGATAATAATCCATCTTTAATTTCAAACAATATATCAAATGAATCAAATGataatacatataacaCAACATTAAAAGAAACTGTTACGTGcgaaataaataatattcttaATGATGTAGATGAtgcatataataatttccTAAACGATTCATCAGATTTTCAAAAAggacaaaaaaaaaatgatactaataatattaataatatacttacagattttaattatttctttgataataattctaataatattaatgatcAAAATGAAAATCTAGATTTAAATTCTGAATGCTCTAGTAGTCCAAGTTGTAATTCTTTAAGTGATGTATATGATAGTGAgatagaaaatattatattatcagaaaaagaaaaagaaatgaaaatgCTTATTTGGGATGATATGATGAAAAATCATTTACCTCATTTATCCAAAcaacttaaaaaaaataaaaaaagaagtcataatgataataataaaaataaagatacAAATTCtaaaaagaaacaaaatACCCTTGAAGATTATTCACAAATACAATCTACAGGGGAATCTGTTTTAAAAGCCTTAGGGAAATCAGACAAAAATTTAccaaataaaattaattatgATGTATTACAATCTTTATTTACATCATAgagaatttttttttttttttttattaatccaaataattaatatattttatatatgttataatatatcacataattgattttattatatttaattattcattattttattattatttatttttatttttttgtttttttatagtcatgtataaaatttataGCTATATATCATATGACCATTTTGTTgtttgtatttatttatatattttattttatccgatttattttttaaaatagaaaaaaggattatttattcacctcttttattattcaacCTATATGTTGTTTTAActtataattatgatgaatttaataattaatattaagGTTATAACTAACATGTTAAAgaacaaatatttttattcataaaaggttttttcttaataacaaaaaaaaaaaagaaaaaaaagaaaaaaaaaaaaaaaaaaaaaaaaaaaaaaacaatattattactacatatacatatatatatatatatatatatatatatatatattgtaaaCTTCAAATTTAACTGTCACTGtccatatatttatatacaaataattcacctttttcttttttatatcctattattttatttacCATCTTTCTATTGAATCAGGTGCATAAAGTTGTCTCAACTGTGCAATAAgctaaaaaaaaaaaaaaaaataaaaaataaaaaataataaaaaaataaataaaaaataataaaaaaataaataaaatcatataaatatattgaacattcatatatacataacatatatatatatatatatatttttttttttttatacttGGACATCTATTGGAGACTTAATTCTTTTCTTTCCTATCATATCATGgtttttcaaatatattctCTTCATTTTTTCAGCTAATATTCCATCatgtgtatatttatttaatgcTGCACTTAATTTTGTTGGAGTAGGCCATAAAGACAATATTAATTCGGTGGCATCTGGTCCacacatatttattaatcTTAGTTGCTTCCCAAAAATTTCTTttacaatattatttttggATTTCTTAGATTCATTATTCCATTCATCCCAAGAACACGAATAATTCTGTAAATATTTAGACAAGTCATCATTATGTCTCATGATATGTTGTTCTTCTTCTTTAATATGACAAAATgattttatatgttttattatttcttcatGAATTTcacataataaaaataatgtatgATTCATATGTTGACTATTCAATATAGAAAAACCACTAACTAGTTGAGTACTATGTTGTGCATTATTTAATGTTTCATATGATATTTTTGACGAATTCATATAATTCctatatgtattattacaattctcaattaaatatattatgtgaTGTATATCTCTTAATCTCATCATTCTATATTTCTGTTCATCATATCTACCATCTATAATACTTGCACTTAAATCGTTTAAAGTCTTTCGTTCTATTATCCATTTTAAAACAAATTCTTCATATTCTACATCATCATCTTCACCTATGCCTATAGATTGATCAATAGATTTATTAGCACACAACATGTTCTCTTTcatcttattattattattattatcgTCATCACTAATTTGAAAATAATCATTCTCTTTTGTAATAGAATAGTTATTCCTTTCTATAATATCTTCTTTAATGtcaatatttatttcttcatccatcatcatcttttttcttttcattttcttcattgGTTTCTTTTTCTTACTCGAACTgcttttattatatacacTTCTTCTACATATCCATATAATATCACCCAAAGGTAAATTTCTTGtttcatatttaatatttttatcactAAATACCTTTTTCAGTTTTTCATTAAACTCATAACTAGATCCTGTTACTTCTCTATTGTcaattatcataattatttcatATCCACCATATTTTATCTTACACGTTTGATTATTCTCATCCATTTCATTTAAATCTTTATgttctttatttaaattatttatattggATATATCTAATTCTACGTTATTTCCTTTCTCCGTTTTgctcttttttttttttttttttttttttttttcatctcCTTCATCctctttattattttcaatattatttaatgaGCTTCTCTTCCTTTTGTTCTTTTTAACTTTGTCCTTCTCATCATTagtattattaaaatttgCGCTTTCATTCCttaatgataaaaattcTTCTTCTCTTAAATTATTCGTATCATTTTGTAAatttcttaaaaatatatttggATCCTCTACTTCATTCATTATATTCTTCGAATTATTCTTCAAAAGGGTACTATTAAAAATGGATTTATCTATATCCACATCTTTCATCTTTTTAGTTTCATCAATctcattataatattttttatattcttttacTAAAAATGTAGTTTCTCCTTTGtttccatttttttcttccaCTTTATTTTGGTCCCATATATAATTTGCTAATTTCAAAGATTTGTCATCTTCTTGTGTtcttaatttatttttatcatatgaaaaaatgGATTCTTCCTTTGATGCACTGCTTTCAAACTTTTGTGAGGAACTACTGCCTGAATCATTTccatttaatttttttttttctaatctttctttcaaatttttattcattcttttctttatgtttttaatttttttttctattaaaTCGTATGAATTGGATAAGTTCAGACCATCTGCATTTCcactatttttttttctttcttcaAATGTATCACTCAAAATACTTACACTTTTAGCATCCACCCattcatcattatttacattttttttttttttttttttaaatatattatttttatcttccTCAGTAATTTCTTTGGTCTTATTACATATGCGTggtttatattttttataaatttttccctttttactattattaaaagaatctgtttttttctttatgTCATCATTAAATCCAAAGGATATGCTATAATTAGTATAAGAAGAAGAACTAAGAgtatttgtttttttaaagagTTGGTTATATTGAGAAAATTCTTCTTTTTGTTCCTTTTGAACTAATACTGTATCTGACTTTTGAATGTTAtttaatgaaatattttcttgCATATTTTGTTCTTGATCTTTTTGATctttttgatatttttcatccttttgatattttttatatttttgacatttttgatatttttcATCCTCTTGATGCTTTTCATTTTCACTTTCGAATAAGTAATCATGACttaataattcattattttttgatatacTCAAATAGGATACATGTAAGCAACTTTCTTGTTCctctttatttttatttaattccAAACATTTTTCTGTATCACTATAACTcaa from Plasmodium gaboni strain SY75 chromosome 14, whole genome shotgun sequence includes:
- a CDS encoding hypothetical protein (conserved Plasmodium protein, unknown function), whose protein sequence is MPTIGQNKYRANTSAYLDDSRSFKRKSIDEQEDYNIVDDFLYLNKENKNISNDEHQNLYIKEDLGLAHTSAMGINIINKCITDDKKFNESYNIQNYEQHVDENDYKLESPLNEIQKYQLTLLRKSNPSYPKPSKSEDNNSNVNKDCRKKSHEEEEKYEVSYEKYNMNMPTKNNVKEIRYLQGIKQKGDVKSDKDFTNMMDLKNYKDLQMHKVKPNYINVSDNKKITVNKNIPINNNIPNNYNISINKNLPMHKNILTYKENNITKDQVLINPRRNDQILYNKNDLSNIKGVYEEKIGKSKYVKTNNSSVASSKLMNDYRQEGMVEIRLKDKKYDERLISDGYEKKKMYYIKHNDKKDRKENEEQPTIKDNKIYKYGDRIIYSDKDKKENIIKLNDKYLNDMNVKKGNYYKSEESMYDNYVIVKSNSNIYNKKKENNNNNNNDNNDNNDNDYNDNNNNDYKDNNNNDYYVRSGNKNIMIDDKLKMGPNIVNDKYKLYKRADYEENRKKKNNEEMRDAQIVEKVNEHGIYENVKNLKNDEVDENYNNYSSHRYDKGKYVMENDKENTKNNINKGSRNCNDNKYKGIHKINDNNNNNNNNYGGNNVYNDSYNNSYNNSYNDYYDDYYDDYHKRDDPNNKHQINKFNRKEETTIINVCSEKKAYEEGTKNKNMTHKYDEQDEDNKCVKNVNKKKYCSNINVQGKNGSEKVGGYRSSNNNNNNNNNNNNSSVSNKNLNISRKSLNVSSKIKNDKSITYISFDEITNFDFEMNNDYMNDIISELLGITKDHEWTKQIDNLINLRRILKFHHKLFFENHSKELRKISRCIIELLNSPRSSVSKNSLLCLSEFYSIGKKKMDNTLDDVILPCLKKAYQTSIDFLSSAANNTLLSICNSCSESKLILHFIKIMTSKQKTYNLICLKCLIAVIIKFEDNIIKFKEINKLID
- a CDS encoding putative DNA replication related protein, with product MDRNCNYMNKIMNSRNRRHYSMHPENAIFFDYFINLKKKAIAQGYNNLVISFKKIISSITKYPLPIKNSLDAYKLKGVGKRFSNYFEKALSQNNVDKKVQNFKEDFISSKTEFRINIHINKVINSADKFLKDFDQEIYNIKALGELSDDNILKNIKEIENDNLCNINSKNLNQCTLVSSNRLNESYSKGKNLSACTNNMNKITSLNNNKKKKYSDMNDTEKSILTYLYKYGHLYNEQALSKEEIISGVLKYYQKSIIVNYKILRRLSNWEFIQKIESVENRICNTIKSSKIKTKLKVINKIKLTKKGKDFLDNEKDYILDTSLITTQNIDQPNDTKEEDSMLKKENLKNSISQYSFNTDNELNEQENNLCSKKESDSLSYLKKNLSYSDTEKCLELNKNKEEQESCLHVSYLSISKNNELLSHDYLFESENEKHQEDEKYQKCQKYKKYQKDEKYQKDQKDQEQNMQENISLNNIQKSDTVLVQKEQKEEFSQYNQLFKKTNTLSSSSYTNYSISFGFNDDIKKKTDSFNNSKKGKIYKKYKPRICNKTKEITEEDKNNIFKKKKKKNVNNDEWVDAKSVSILSDTFEERKKNSGNADGLNLSNSYDLIEKKIKNIKKRMNKNLKERLEKKKLNGNDSGSSSSQKFESSASKEESIFSYDKNKLRTQEDDKSLKLANYIWDQNKVEEKNGNKGETTFLVKEYKKYYNEIDETKKMKDVDIDKSIFNSTLLKNNSKNIMNEVEDPNIFLRNLQNDTNNLREEEFLSLRNESANFNNTNDEKDKVKKNKRKRSSLNNIENNKEDEGDEKKKKKKKKKSKTEKGNNVELDISNINNLNKEHKDLNEMDENNQTCKIKYGGYEIIMIIDNREVTGSSYEFNEKLKKVFSDKNIKYETRNLPLGDIIWICRRSVYNKSSSSKKKKPMKKMKRKKMMMDEEINIDIKEDIIERNNYSITKENDYFQISDDDNNNNNKMKENMLCANKSIDQSIGIGEDDDVEYEEFVLKWIIERKTLNDLSASIIDGRYDEQKYRMMRLRDIHHIIYLIENCNNTYRNYMNSSKISYETLNNAQHSTQLVSGFSILNSQHMNHTLFLLCEIHEEIIKHIKSFCHIKEEEQHIMRHNDDLSKYLQNYSCSWDEWNNESKKSKNNIVKEIFGKQLRLINMCGPDATELILSLWPTPTKLSAALNKYTHDGILAEKMKRIYLKNHDMIGKKRIKSPIDVQLIAQLRQLYAPDSIERW
- a CDS encoding putative transcription factor IIIb subunit (transcript variant 1; alternatively spliced), which gives rise to VGQFIPSSGNKSFILSWGIRESREISLQKGYVNIQKIADHLHLSSQHIEAAQRIYLMALQRNFTMGRNNSYVAASCLYTICRREKSPIMLIDFSDILQTPVKPLGKTFLKLLRLLHINVPNIDPSLFLERFAHKLNLKNDIYKVTYTGIKLIQAMTRDWISTGRRPTGLCGAALLISTRMHGISINSNTIADIVRISNPTIIKRLAEFKNTSTAQIKASEFDKISINDIPSNNIPPCVIYYNKKKFKDNISEKNKTLSLCDDVDNLSEDMSSSTLINNEENKMVTHIMNHNFSTSKYQENNTNLVSSTHSNIDNTDLIFNNNSSDHLTKSDYSIHLDEICNENPKGNDIHNLAQKIMNTINLDINSNILKNIDTKMNLHNNLIDTFSVNTDVSTSTHKGTHISYNKEYTSETNYLDNINNLLNENENENENKNEKKNKNNDKNNHVNKNNHSNNIADNNPSLISNNISNESNDNTYNTTLKETVTCEINNILNDVDDAYNNFLNDSSDFQKGQKKNDTNNINNILTDFNYFFDNNSNNINDQNENLDLNSECSSSPSCNSLSDVYDSEIENIILSEKEKEMKMLIWDDMMKNHLPHLSKQLKKNKKRSHNDNNKNKDTNSKKKQNTLEDYSQIQSTGESVLKALGKSDKNLPNKINYDVLQSLFTS